One window of the Eriocheir sinensis breed Jianghai 21 unplaced genomic scaffold, ASM2467909v1 Scaffold223, whole genome shotgun sequence genome contains the following:
- the LOC126990920 gene encoding uncharacterized protein LOC126990920 encodes MGQKFPGPQVSQAKSSPDQKFPGPKVSQAKSSPDQKFPGPKVSQAKSSPDQKFPGPQVPQAKSPRIRSSPALKLPRPKFPGSEVLRPSSYPGQNSPDQKFPGPQVTQAKSSPDQKFPGPQVTQAKSSPDQKFPGPQVTQAKSSPDQKFPGPQVTQAKSSPDQKLPGPQVTQAKSFPALKLPRPKVPRTRSFPALKLPRESKN; translated from the exons atgggccag AAGTTCCCCGGCCCTCAAGTTAGCCAGGCCAAAAGTTCCCCGGACCAGAAGTTTCCCGGACCAAAAGTTTCCCAGGCCAAAAGTTCCCCGGACCAGAAGTTTCCCGGACCAAAAGTTTCCCAGGCCAAAAGTTCCCCGGACCAGAAGTTTCCCGGCCCTCAAGTTCCCCAGGCCAAAAGTCCCCGTATCAGAAGTTCCCCGGCCCTCAAGTTACCCAGGCCAAAGTTCCCCGGATCAGAAGTTCTTCGGCCCTCAAGTTACCCAGGCCAAAATTCCCCGGATCAGAAGTTCCCCGGCCCTCAAGTTACCCAGGCCAAAAGTTCCCCGGATCAGAAGTTCCCCGGCCCTCAAGTTACCCAGGCCAAAAGTTCCCCGGATCAGAAGTTCCCCGGCCCTCAAGTTACCCAGGCCAAAAGTTCCCCGGATCAGAAGTTCCCCGGCCCTCAAGTTACCCAGGCCAAAAGTTCCCCGGATCAGAAGCTCCCCGGCCCTCAAGTTACACAGGCCAAAAGTTTCCCGGCCCTCAAGTTACCCAGGCCAAAAGTTCCCCGGACCAGAAGTTTCCCGGCCCTCAAGTTACCCAG AGAAAGCAAAAATTAA